A single window of Nicotiana sylvestris chromosome 3, ASM39365v2, whole genome shotgun sequence DNA harbors:
- the LOC104231155 gene encoding GRIP domain-containing protein RUD3-like isoform X1: MEDSGTILCQISSLKDMLDQVNEEIEANIQATREIESQIVKCTEVKSALAARESELMRTAYALQFEIDGLMRVHADSETSLKHLDEKICCLRTRRDEILMSMNNRRDAFMASCLAFQNEVSVKDNDEVCTLLAEKKLLQNEVRSLNKKTKALESSTTAFVEEVLEDLQQAKSALDVEIRSGNIENEKLLKDIDEIKRTLSSLMLARTQEMQVSGAGNVFSSADQ; this comes from the exons ATGGAGGATTCAGGTACAATTCTGTGTCAGATCTCTTCGCTCAAGGATATGCTTGATCAG GTGAACGAAGAAATTGAGGCGAACATTCAGGCAACGAGAGAGATTGAATCGCAAATAGTGAAGTGTACGGAAGTTAAAAGCGCTTTGGCTGCTCGAGAATCGGAGCTGATGAGAACTGCATATGCACTGCAATTTGAAATCGATGGATTGATGAGAGTTCATG CTGATTCAGAGACCTCTCTCAAACATTTGGACGAAAAGATTTGTTGTCTAAGAACAAGGCGCGATGAGATACTTATGAGTATGAATAACAGAAG GGATGCATTCATGGCGTCGTGCCTGGCTTTTCAAAATGAAGTTTCTGTAAAAGATAATGATGAAGTATGCACTTTGCTAGCAGAGAAAAAGCTGTTACAAAATGAAGTTCGTAGTTTAAACAAGAAAACCAAAGCATTGGAAAGTTCAACAACAGCTTTTGTGGAAGAGGTTCTTGAAGATCTTCAGCAAGCGAAGTCTG CTTTAGACGTTGAAATAAGAAGTGGCAATATTGAGAATGAGAAATTGCTCAAAGATATTGATGAAATAAAGAGAACTTTGTCTTCACTTATGTTGGCCAGAACGCAGGAAATG CAGGTGTCCGGAGCTGGTAATGTTTTTTCATCCGCTGACCAGTGA
- the LOC104231177 gene encoding uncharacterized protein isoform X1, whose product MQRLVDHTLAVTKESVKTVTYESLNNVVRLINGVSALLLTILPGKSTILEGIHGWELRPTFRGPRLPQWMENGASSFNQFIHELSIDSDTSSSVDYSSSEEEEYTDSNICPPSPLSQSSRVSRARSLSRRNRHWMHWVRYIISWLLFPIKFMLGIPLYLYALGTGSRVSRTSESFQSSHVQARKRLQTLRDHVVQRATDRRRGVVEDLHLAIEITIEAVFEFVDKAAHCLLSPIGTLKKVVKWFYSYNSGHEDVPSVGSGLSVPVDTLAESDPTPRERKTGFNSLNTDARTCQDVITELGYPYEALRVVTDDGYILLLERIPRRDARKVVYLQHGVFDSSMGWVSNGVVGSPAFAAYDQGYDVFLGNFRGLVSREHVDKNISSRQYWKYSINEHGTHDIPAMIDKIHKTKVTELKNSQKTVEEESDNDQPYKLCAICHSLGGAAILMYVLTRRIEEKPHRLSRLILLSPAGFHHDSNPVFTMMEYLFLLLSPLLAPFVSAFYIPTRFFRMLLNKLARDFHNLPAVGGLVQTLISYGVGGDSSNWVGVLGLPHYNMNDMPAVSFRVALHLAQIKHTRKFIMFDYGSAAANMEAYSSPKPLDLGEYYSLIDIPVDLVAGRKDKVIRPSMVRKHYKLMKDAGVEVSYNEFEYAHLDFTFSHHEELLAYVMSRLLLVGASMKQQPGQRSLKLRRKEGEASSKCKHY is encoded by the exons ATGCAACGGCTCGTTGACCATACCCTCGCTGTCACCAAAGA GTCAGTTAAGACAGTGACTTATGAGTCACTGAATAATGTTGTGAGATTGATTAATGGAGTGTCAGCATTATTATTGACAATATTGCCCGGGAAATCTACTATTCTTGAAGGCATACATGGTTGGGAGCTTCGTCCAACATTTCGTGGACCTCGGCTTCCACAGTGGATGGAGAA TGGTGCCTCTTCTTTTAACCAGTTCATTCATGAACTTTCTATTGATTCTGATACCTCCTCGAGTGTAGATTATTCATcatcagaagaagaagaatatactGATAGTAACATTTGTCCTCCATCTCCACTGTCACAAAGTTCTCGGGTATCTAGAGCTCGCAGTCTTTCAAGGCGGAACAGGCACTGGATGCATTGGGTCAGATACATCATTTCATGGCTCCTATTCCCAATTAAATTTATGTTGGGCATACCTTTGTATCTCTATGCTTTGGGTACGGGCAGCAGAGTCTCTCGGACATCTGAGAGTTTCCAGTCTTCCCATGTACAAGCGAGGAAGAGGTTACAGACACTAAGGGATCACGTTGTCCAGCGTGCCACTGACAGAAGACGTGGTGTCGTTGAG GATCTCCATTTAGCAATTGAGATCACCATTGAGGCTGTTTTTGAATTTGTTGACAAGGCAGCACACTGTCTTCTGTCACCAATAGGCACCTTGAAGAAAGTGGTGAAGTGGTTTTATTCTTATAACAGCGGTCACGAGGATGTTCCCTCTGTTGGTTCAGGTCTCTCTGTTCCTGTGGATACCCTCGCGGAGAGTGATCCTACTCCTAGAGAACGGAAGACAGGCTTTAACTCCCTCAATACAGATGCTCGGACATGTCAAGATGTCATTACAGAGCTTGG ATACCCATATGAAGCTCTTCGTGTGGTTACTGATGATGGATATATTCTCCTTTTGGAGAGAATTCCAAG ACGTGATGCTCGGAAGGTTGTTTATCTGCAACATGGGGTTTTTGATTCATCCATGGG TTGGGTATCGAATGGAGTTGTTGGTTCCCCAGCATTTGCAGCTTATGATCAAG GGTATGATGTTTTTCTAGGAAATTTCCGTGGATTGGTCTCAAGAGAGCATGTTGACAAGAACATATCCTCACGCCA GTACTGGAAGTACTCCATAAATGAGCATGGGACACATGATATACCTGCAATGATAGATAAGATCCACAAAACAAAAGTTACtgaattgaaaaatagccaaaaaactgTGGAGGAAGAGAGCGACAATGATCAACCTTACAAACTTTGTGCAATTTGCCATAGTTTGGGAGGAGCTGCTATTCTAATGTACGTCCTAACACGTCGAATTGAGGAAAAGCCCCATAGACTTTCAAGATTAATCTTATTATCACCTGCTGGGTTTCATCATGATTCCAATCCTGTATTCACAATGATGGAATACTTATTCCTACTATTGTCTCCTCTACTTGCCCCTTTTGTGTCAGCTTTCTATATACCCACTCGTTTTTTCCGCATGCTGCTTAACAAGTTGGCCCGTGATTTCCACAACTTACCAGCAGTTGGAGGCCTTGTGCAAACTCTCATAAGCTATGGGGTTGGTGGAGACAGTTCAAATTGGGTTGGAGTCTTAGGGTTGCCGCACTACAATATGAATGATATGCCAGCTGTTTCATTCCGTGTGGCTCTTCATTTGGCACAGATCAAGCACACTCGGAAGTTTATAATGTTTGACTATGGGAGTGCAGCTGCAAACATGGAAGCTTACAGTTCCCCTAAGCCTTTAGATTTGGGGGAGTACTATTCCCTTATTGATATTCCTGTTGATCTTGTTGCTGGGCGGAAGGACAAGGTCATCAGGCCATCCATGGTAAGGAAGCATTATAAGCTGATGAAGGATGCAGGTGTGGAGGTGTCATATAATGAGTTTGAGTATGCTCATTTGGATTTTACATTTTCTCATCATGAAGAACTATTGGCCTATGTTATGTCTCGATTATTGTTAGTAGGCGCTTCTATGAAACAACAACCTGGGCAAAGATCGTTAAAGCTGAGGAGAAAAGAGGGGGAAGCCAGCAGCAAGTGTAAACACTACTAG
- the LOC104231155 gene encoding GRIP domain-containing protein RUD3-like isoform X2, whose translation MEDSGTILCQISSLKDMLDQVNEEIEANIQATREIESQIVKCTEVKSALAARESELMRTAYALQFEIDGLMRVHADSETSLKHLDEKICCLRTRRDEILMSMNNRRDAFMASCLAFQNEVSVKDNDEVCTLLAEKKLLQNEVRSLNKKTKALESSTTAFVEEVLEDLQQAKSALDVEIRSGNIENEKLLKDIDEIKRTLSSLMLARTQEMVSGAGNVFSSADQ comes from the exons ATGGAGGATTCAGGTACAATTCTGTGTCAGATCTCTTCGCTCAAGGATATGCTTGATCAG GTGAACGAAGAAATTGAGGCGAACATTCAGGCAACGAGAGAGATTGAATCGCAAATAGTGAAGTGTACGGAAGTTAAAAGCGCTTTGGCTGCTCGAGAATCGGAGCTGATGAGAACTGCATATGCACTGCAATTTGAAATCGATGGATTGATGAGAGTTCATG CTGATTCAGAGACCTCTCTCAAACATTTGGACGAAAAGATTTGTTGTCTAAGAACAAGGCGCGATGAGATACTTATGAGTATGAATAACAGAAG GGATGCATTCATGGCGTCGTGCCTGGCTTTTCAAAATGAAGTTTCTGTAAAAGATAATGATGAAGTATGCACTTTGCTAGCAGAGAAAAAGCTGTTACAAAATGAAGTTCGTAGTTTAAACAAGAAAACCAAAGCATTGGAAAGTTCAACAACAGCTTTTGTGGAAGAGGTTCTTGAAGATCTTCAGCAAGCGAAGTCTG CTTTAGACGTTGAAATAAGAAGTGGCAATATTGAGAATGAGAAATTGCTCAAAGATATTGATGAAATAAAGAGAACTTTGTCTTCACTTATGTTGGCCAGAACGCAGGAAATG GTGTCCGGAGCTGGTAATGTTTTTTCATCCGCTGACCAGTGA
- the LOC104231177 gene encoding uncharacterized protein isoform X2, whose product MVGSFVQHFVDLGFHSGWRNYSSSEEEEYTDSNICPPSPLSQSSRVSRARSLSRRNRHWMHWVRYIISWLLFPIKFMLGIPLYLYALGTGSRVSRTSESFQSSHVQARKRLQTLRDHVVQRATDRRRGVVEDLHLAIEITIEAVFEFVDKAAHCLLSPIGTLKKVVKWFYSYNSGHEDVPSVGSGLSVPVDTLAESDPTPRERKTGFNSLNTDARTCQDVITELGYPYEALRVVTDDGYILLLERIPRRDARKVVYLQHGVFDSSMGWVSNGVVGSPAFAAYDQGYDVFLGNFRGLVSREHVDKNISSRQYWKYSINEHGTHDIPAMIDKIHKTKVTELKNSQKTVEEESDNDQPYKLCAICHSLGGAAILMYVLTRRIEEKPHRLSRLILLSPAGFHHDSNPVFTMMEYLFLLLSPLLAPFVSAFYIPTRFFRMLLNKLARDFHNLPAVGGLVQTLISYGVGGDSSNWVGVLGLPHYNMNDMPAVSFRVALHLAQIKHTRKFIMFDYGSAAANMEAYSSPKPLDLGEYYSLIDIPVDLVAGRKDKVIRPSMVRKHYKLMKDAGVEVSYNEFEYAHLDFTFSHHEELLAYVMSRLLLVGASMKQQPGQRSLKLRRKEGEASSKCKHY is encoded by the exons ATGGTTGGGAGCTTCGTCCAACATTTCGTGGACCTCGGCTTCCACAGTGGATGGAGAA ATTATTCATcatcagaagaagaagaatatactGATAGTAACATTTGTCCTCCATCTCCACTGTCACAAAGTTCTCGGGTATCTAGAGCTCGCAGTCTTTCAAGGCGGAACAGGCACTGGATGCATTGGGTCAGATACATCATTTCATGGCTCCTATTCCCAATTAAATTTATGTTGGGCATACCTTTGTATCTCTATGCTTTGGGTACGGGCAGCAGAGTCTCTCGGACATCTGAGAGTTTCCAGTCTTCCCATGTACAAGCGAGGAAGAGGTTACAGACACTAAGGGATCACGTTGTCCAGCGTGCCACTGACAGAAGACGTGGTGTCGTTGAG GATCTCCATTTAGCAATTGAGATCACCATTGAGGCTGTTTTTGAATTTGTTGACAAGGCAGCACACTGTCTTCTGTCACCAATAGGCACCTTGAAGAAAGTGGTGAAGTGGTTTTATTCTTATAACAGCGGTCACGAGGATGTTCCCTCTGTTGGTTCAGGTCTCTCTGTTCCTGTGGATACCCTCGCGGAGAGTGATCCTACTCCTAGAGAACGGAAGACAGGCTTTAACTCCCTCAATACAGATGCTCGGACATGTCAAGATGTCATTACAGAGCTTGG ATACCCATATGAAGCTCTTCGTGTGGTTACTGATGATGGATATATTCTCCTTTTGGAGAGAATTCCAAG ACGTGATGCTCGGAAGGTTGTTTATCTGCAACATGGGGTTTTTGATTCATCCATGGG TTGGGTATCGAATGGAGTTGTTGGTTCCCCAGCATTTGCAGCTTATGATCAAG GGTATGATGTTTTTCTAGGAAATTTCCGTGGATTGGTCTCAAGAGAGCATGTTGACAAGAACATATCCTCACGCCA GTACTGGAAGTACTCCATAAATGAGCATGGGACACATGATATACCTGCAATGATAGATAAGATCCACAAAACAAAAGTTACtgaattgaaaaatagccaaaaaactgTGGAGGAAGAGAGCGACAATGATCAACCTTACAAACTTTGTGCAATTTGCCATAGTTTGGGAGGAGCTGCTATTCTAATGTACGTCCTAACACGTCGAATTGAGGAAAAGCCCCATAGACTTTCAAGATTAATCTTATTATCACCTGCTGGGTTTCATCATGATTCCAATCCTGTATTCACAATGATGGAATACTTATTCCTACTATTGTCTCCTCTACTTGCCCCTTTTGTGTCAGCTTTCTATATACCCACTCGTTTTTTCCGCATGCTGCTTAACAAGTTGGCCCGTGATTTCCACAACTTACCAGCAGTTGGAGGCCTTGTGCAAACTCTCATAAGCTATGGGGTTGGTGGAGACAGTTCAAATTGGGTTGGAGTCTTAGGGTTGCCGCACTACAATATGAATGATATGCCAGCTGTTTCATTCCGTGTGGCTCTTCATTTGGCACAGATCAAGCACACTCGGAAGTTTATAATGTTTGACTATGGGAGTGCAGCTGCAAACATGGAAGCTTACAGTTCCCCTAAGCCTTTAGATTTGGGGGAGTACTATTCCCTTATTGATATTCCTGTTGATCTTGTTGCTGGGCGGAAGGACAAGGTCATCAGGCCATCCATGGTAAGGAAGCATTATAAGCTGATGAAGGATGCAGGTGTGGAGGTGTCATATAATGAGTTTGAGTATGCTCATTTGGATTTTACATTTTCTCATCATGAAGAACTATTGGCCTATGTTATGTCTCGATTATTGTTAGTAGGCGCTTCTATGAAACAACAACCTGGGCAAAGATCGTTAAAGCTGAGGAGAAAAGAGGGGGAAGCCAGCAGCAAGTGTAAACACTACTAG